A stretch of DNA from Lotus japonicus ecotype B-129 chromosome 4, LjGifu_v1.2:
ATCAGATTCTAGTTCCAAGAATAAAGTTTAATAGATCCAGAAATTAGAATTAGGCATCTTAGTTTAACTTTTTGACACAGTGCCAAACAAATGCTAAGTGGGTCGACGAATGTAGTGGTGACCTCAAATTGTTGTTAATTGTAGGTGGCCGTGGGGAGACACAAAGTTGGCTAttaattttaggcttaaatactttaagggtccctgaaattgtgccccgtacgaaaataagtccctgaaaattttttttccgattccagatccctaaaattgtttttttaatcagaataagtccctgcTCGTGGTTTAAGCCTATCTGGCATATTTTTTGCTGACTCAATATTTACACGtggctttttcttttatttttaaatacacatgggataaaaaaactattaaatttaaatataaaaaattatttacctaattaacctaaatctaattaaaccCACTAATCATAAATCCCTAAATTCCCAAATCTAATATAATCAGAACTCAACCTAAGAGAAGGAAAGGAAAGtcgaagaaggagaaagagaagcaGAGGTAGAAGGTGAAGGAAGGGAGCTTCAGGTTTGAGAACCCCTAGCTTCTTCGCGACGGCGGCCGCCAATATGTGCGGTGGTGGCTCGGTGGTGCCACTGGCCCTTTGTCTCCTGTCTCAATCTCTTCTACTTCGCCTCTTTCGTGTTCTAGTTCGATTCTGGgtttttgggggtgggggttggTTCTAGATCGATTTCTGGGTCCTGATCTTTCTAGCTTCATAGAGTTGGGTTATCGCAGCTTTTTCTTCTCACTCTCATTGTGGGTTTTGTTacattgttgttgctgttggtgAAGGTTGTGGGTTGGCTGTGGGTTGATTttcatgttgttgttggtgttcaTGTTGGTTGTGGATGAAGGGAGAGAGGGGGCTGGTGTTGTTGGATTGTTGGGTTTCTGGATTAGGGGAGATGCAGGGGGAGAGGGAGAAACTagatttctgggtttttgggggtgggggttggtttttgggattttggtggttgggggtgggttgcgatgAGGTTTTTGCAGTGGGGTTGAGGGTGGGGGTGgatgaatgatgaagatgaagaggttgaaggtgatgaagatgatgaagatgaaaattaattcatgatgaagatgaataagAATTACATAgtgaataataatttgttttcttctGATTTATTTGTTTGGGATTAGGGATTAGGAATTAATTGATTTAGGGTTTAATTTTAAGatttatttgttaattataattGATTAACACATGTgtaacaaaagaaaattaaaaaatccacTTGGAAATGATGATTGTGCAAAATAAGAGCCACATAAGCACATAACAtgggtagggacttattctgattaaaaaaacaatttcagggatccggaatcggaaaaaaaattttcagggacttattttcgtacggggcacaatttcagggacctatagagtatttaagccttaattttATAGTATGTCTTACGCTAATTGTAGGTAATCAAGTGTTATGTGAAGTGTTAGAGAGAAGGGTGGTGGCAATTCTTCATTGTAGTACATCGATGATTCTCTTTGTGTACCTTCATCTCCGATAGGCGGAAACCAGAGGAGTATTAGCTTTTGGGATCCCGTTGTCCGTAAGCTAAAGCAAAGACTCTCTAATTGGAAATAAAAGTCTCTTTCTTTTGAGGGAAGGCTTTGTCTCATTAAAAGCGTGCTGACGACTCAGACTCTACCGCTATTCTATCTCTCTTTCTACAAAATGCCTACTGTGGTCATCAAGGAGTGTGAGAAATTGATGAGGTAGTTTATGTGGAGAGCAACAAATGAGGAGGAAAATAAAATAGCGTGGGTAAAGTGAAAAATGATTTGTAGGCCCAAAGaatgttggaatcaagtgttggagtcaagtcccacatcggagaagtcaaggtgggagggagagtttataagagatgtgacccataaacctaatgccttaaggttttgggttaagatgtggtgttcaagatctccttggtgtttcccctcggccttgccccatgggtcctcgccgtgactctccccaacaaagAAGAGGGTGGCTTGGGAGTAAGGGAATTGGGTATGTTTAACAAAGCTCTTTTGGGAAAGTGGAGATGGAGAGATTGATGAAAGAGCATGACAGTCTTTGGTTTAAAATGCTATTAACCAAGTACAATAATACTATTCTACATAATCCCTCAAATTGGTGGAAAGACCTTCGATCTTTGTGCTATGGGGAAGGAACTGGGGCTTGGGTGGAGGAAGGCCTTCGTAGAAACGTGGGGGAAAGGAACGAGATTGGATTTTGGAATGAAGATTAGGCAGAAAATGGTAGGCTAAGAGACAAATTTAGGTGACTTTTTTCCTTGTCCAAACCAACGACATAATCTGGTCAGAGATATGGAAAAATGGAATAATGGGAATTGGCAATGCGAACTTGGAGAAAGGAAATCCTAAGTAGATAACAAGGTATACTGGAAGCTTTAATGCTACAACTATCTACTTTAGCTCTGTCTGAAGGAACACCGAATTCGTGGATCTGGACAAAGGAAGAATTGGGCAATTTTTCGAATAGATCAGCATATGTGATGCTTCAAGGAGAGGTGGGGGAACGACTTGACAAAGCCTTTCGGTACTTGTGGTCCCTTAAAGCACCTTCTAATGTGGTATCTCTGGCATGGAAGGTGTTGTTAAACCGTGAAAATCTCAAAAGAAGGAAAGTTATCCACAACTCTGCCCAAACATTGTGTTCTCTATGCTCCCAAGCAGCTGAATCGACTACCCATCTCTTCTTCACATGTGCGTTCTCATCGATAATTTGGGGTAAGGTAATTTACTGGCTGGGTACCCAAACAGTTTCACCTGAAGACGGTATTCCTCACTTCATCCAGTTCTTGGGAAGGTATGAAGGAAGGGATAGAAAACATGGAGTAGGCCTCATATATGGTTGGCTGCTGCATTTGTGAATATATTGCAAAATTTTGTGCTTGCCGGCATGCTTTGTTTTAGGGATGGATCCAAGTTATGTGTGTCGGCTGGAATACCCGAGGGGGTGGTTATGAAGTTTTTACTCCGTAGTAGACCGAGaggtattttcattttttttctaaaaaatattaattaaaattgcgATTGAATGTGTACCAATACTTCTCTAGGAAACTCAATGCGTATTTTCCATTCTATGAGTTTGAGATATCGATCCTACATCGCCTTAGTGTTGCTCTAGCCCAAGTGCACCCCTAGGCATAAGACTTTGTTTGAGGTTTCAGGGTGCTATACATGGTTTTAGGCCAATCGAGGCCTTCTTAAGCACTTTTTTTAATCGTTTCCACGTTGTTCGAATCACGAGATCTTAAGGAATTTGTGGATTCACCTTCTAGGTGCCAAGGGTTTTACATTTATCAAACCCTAGAATGACTCATATCATGACTTCAAGGATGCACTTTTCAAGGTGGCTCCGATTGAGGATACTCGAGCGTGTTGGGAAGTCTAGTGTGATGATGGATGGAGAGATCAATTTTCCTTGGCCTAGTCGCAGTTACACTTATTACTATCTTCGTACAAAACTTTCAAAACATAGAATATACTAAAAAAAAGGGTTAATcatctacttggtccctgtctttgtctcgtcgTCTGAAGTAATTCCCTCCctggaaaatttgcaaatctggatcctctcgtttgcaataaatCTGGAGCAGgtactcgccggagctccgagctccggcgagtgatgatttggctaACTGAATGGGATTACTTAGCTgacatggatttaaaaaaaattaaaaaaattacttgtCAGATTTATTaaacaaatcaacaaaattaaaccctaattaactaactaactaacccctAATCTAATTAACAGAATCAATTTcccccaaattaaaaaaaaaacactccaGGTCCAGAATCAAGTTGGCACCGTCCCTGTCAATCCCAAACCTGAATCAACCCTCTAATCAATTCTCCACCTCTCACCCCTTCAGTTCAAACCGCTTCGCCCCAAACCGAACATCTGGATCGCTCCAGGCTGTGCAACACCCACTTTTCCTCTGGATCGCTGTCACCCTCTCGATGGCTCGTCCTCACTCTCGATCCCTTTGTCCTAACTCTCGATCTGGGTTGAAGATGGTTGGCGGTGATTGCTTCAGAGGCGAAAAAGGGCTCACAATTTGGCTTTCTCTCTAGATCTGGAGGTGGGCTAGGTTTCTAGATCTAGGATCCAAATCTCTCTTCTCCTTCGAACACCCAATTGGGCAGCAATTGGACTTctctgcttcttcttcccctaAATTGGACTCTCCCTCATCCTCTGCAACTCGGGATTGGTGCGTTTGGGGAGGTGAAGAGTGATGATTAGAGTTTAGGGTCTTTGGAGAGGTGAAGAGAAATGATTTGAATCTGAATCTGGAATGATttgtgactttttttttgttgtgaTGTTGGAATATAAattaccatttttttttcttgttcaaACATAAATTACAACTTTTTTGTGATGTTCTGGAATTCTGGTATGTGATGTTGTAGTTTGAAACTATGATGTTCTTGTTCAGTTATTTTCTACTACATTTTGATGtgtgatattttattttgtgaTTTGGTGAGGTGATTGTGAAGATGCAGATTCAGTGGTTCTGAAGGGAATTGATTGGGAGAATTGAGTAGTGCAAGTTTGAATCTGAAAAGGTTGTTGAATAGCGGTGATGGTTTTGAGTTTCTGAATGTGTTGCGTTGTGTAATGTTGCATGGGTTTGAGGTGAGAAGATGAGAAGATGCTCAGAATGTTCTTGACTCCTGGgtttgagaggaagaagaagcaattgatttaggtttttttttattattattatttttggggaaattaattttttagttagattattaggttagatttgttaatagatttaagggttaagcatcatattggtccctatctttgtctcgccgtctgatctaagtccctcgccggaaaatttattgcatttggtcctcgtctttgaaatatttttagggcggatcctcgccggagggcggagctccggcgagtgatgatttggatcGCTGACTGTGTTAGTTATGCTtatgtggatttaaaaaaaaattaaaattttaaaaaaattacatgtcagATCATTAATCatattaactaaaattaaatatattaacaaatctaAACCTAAATGAATTAACAAAActaattttccccaaaattaacttcaattcccccaaattaattcaaaaaaaaaacactccagaatcatcatcatcatcaaaacaCCCCAAAACCAAACTAGATATGAACAATCTTTGACAAATCTGATAAAAattcttccatttttttttcttttccattatCATTTCCCTCTCCTtttaatcatcatcatcatttcaGCATGAGGATTCAAACACAAACTCAATCTCCCAATCTCAAAACTCAGAAACAGAAACTCAACCTCTCAATCATCATGATTTCATACCCAGAAACACAAACTCTGCAACCCAGTACACAACAACACAAAACCCAGAACCAACAAACTCAACCTCCCAATCTCAAAACTCTGCAACCCAGTACACAACAACACAAACCCagaacaccaacctcaaacccCAGCAACATCAACCCCAACCCCAGCAACATCAACCCCAACCCCCTCCTTCCTCCCACGCTCCCCAACCCTCACccaacctcaccctcaccctcaccttcACCCTCACCCACATGCAACCTGCAACATCACggcctcaccctcaccctcacccacctgcaacctgcaacctcaccctcaccctcaaacCCCCAACCCGCAGCCTCACCTTCACCCTCACCCACGGCCTCACCCAACCtcaaccctcaccctcaccctcaccttcACCCACttgcaacctcaccctcaccctcaaacCCCCAACCCGCagcctcaccctcaccctcaaacCCCCAACCCGCAACCTCACCTTCACCCTCACCCACGGTCTCACCCAACCtcaaccctcaccctcaccctcaccctcaccttcACCCACttgcaacctcaccctcaccccaaaccccaaaccatgaaaaagagaaagagagaaagagagaaagaggagatcctttggtgatgaagaagatttGAGGGAACGACCCAGATTGAGGGAAGACGATCTGCACCAGATCTTCCCGTTGAAGACGAACGAGAGAGCGATGAGGGCAGGTTCGAGGGAGAGCTCCTCGTCGACGAGGCTCATGGTGCGTTTGGACGGAGATCGAGAGTTTGGGGGAAAATATTTGAGGGCTCTGCCTTGGAGATCGAGAGTTTAGGGAAAAAAATTTGAGGGCTTTGCCTTGGAGATGGAGAGTTTAGAAGCAGTGATCGGTGGTGGTGATCGGTTCTTCGAGgatcggtggtggtggttgattGCGTCggtgatgttgatgatgataaCAAGAAGAAGCTGAAAATGTGATgctgatgatgataatgataaCTGGGAAGTTGGTAAGGGATTAGAACCTAATTTGATAGGGAATTTGgggaatttatttttaataattaatttagggttagtttttttaattagttttctttttgttaGTTAAATTAAGATTTCTGatgtgtattttattttattttttttcattatttttttattccacaTCATCTCATTAAGCCTAGTCAGCGTGCCATttaagcactcgccggagctccgccctccggcgaggatccgccccaaaaatatttcaaagacgaggaccaaatgcaataaattttccggcgagggacttagatcagacggtgagacaaagacagggaccaatatgatgcttaaccctagatttaatattagttaatttgattaataaatctaacttgttatttttttttaattttttttaaatccacataAGCTTACTAACACAGTCAGCatgccaaatcatcactcgccggagctccgggctccggtgaggacctgctccacacaaattgcaaacgagaggacccagatttgcaaattttccggggagggacttacttcagacggcgagacaaagagagggaccaagtagatgattttttttttttgaaaacgaaaTGGATATTATTAATAGAAGCGCTTGAGCCAATAGCAAACCAAGCGAGAACCAAGTACAATCTGAACTGAAAACTCGAACGACCTATGAACAAGTTGGCCGAACAAAATAAACCCACCACTATCCCACAAAATGGCATAAATAAAATCCCAAgatagagcctcattaaaaccttgctaggcaaaacccaatgggaaccctaaaaaaaacttatgtttTATAGATTGTATCATTAAAACATAACTTTGACGATTTTCCAGATTTAACATAATTAACATTACCTTTgactatattttataattaacatTACTTTTATCCATAAAGATCTATATTTAATAGTTAATATGTATTTGATTATTTATAGTTTCATTTAaggtattttcattttttctaacAATATTGATTAAAATTGCAATTGAATATTACTATTACACTAGTTTTTATGATCGTTACACGAGTTTATATATAGTTAGTATTTTAACTCGTGCAATACAGGTGTAGTGcaccattttttttaatatattaaaatttgaaattagacttgataaaaaaattaaatataatttatgcTGACAATTTTAACTACTAGATTCTAGTTTCatgaataaaatttgaaaaaatagaATCAAGTAGCTTAATCTAACTTATTGACACAACATTACCTGATTTTAGTTTCTAGAACCTAAGCATTCCTACAAGAGATTAGAAATTTAGAATCCGGTTTTATAATAgtgatgaaaataaataattaaatagtttcaaaaaaaagaatataaataaaaactcattgtACTATATATGGACAGTGATCAATCTCATATTCTCATGTActtataagaaaaataattaaagccatgacattttttttgaaaggaaagcTATGAAATTGACATTATGAAGCGAAGAAATTTGGTCacacaaactaaaaactaacacataatttaaagaaattatataattatatattagATGTTGAACAACCGATAAAAAAACTCGAGCTCATGGTCCCATCTACAATACTCGCATAAGCtcatgtcatcatcatcatcatcaagcaACACCCATCTAtctttcttcaccctccacccTTTGCATGTACTATTAACGTTGCATAGAGGGTGCGAATTGCGAACTAGCACAACATTATTTTTCCACACAGATTTCAATAATTGCTTCACTTTCTTTCTACAGTTTACAACACACTTCAACTTTCTTAAGAAATGCATATACTTAAGTCCTTGTTTTTTCACCTCATTATCTTCAGAGCACAATGAAATCATACCACACACATATTTTGCCTCATTGTGACCCTTTTCAGCAGCTACCTTCAAGATCCCAAGACCATCGTCAATCTTTCCATTTGGATAATCAAAATATTTTCGCAACCCTTCTCTATACAAACTATCTATGTTTCCACACTCCATGCAACGGTTCAAGAAGGATGTTGCTTTGTCATTAGGAAGCCACTGGATTAAGGGAAACGTATCCAGGGAgactctttcccaaacatagtTATCTTCAGCAGTGTCAAGAAAATCTTTGCAACACAATTTAATGTTGTGAAGATCGATGAAGGAGTGTGCAGCCACAGTTGCAACCACCTCTATCAACGAGTCTCTTGGAAGTGCTTTTATGGAAGTGGTGGAGTATGCACCTTTACGAGTGTGTCGTCTCTCGCTTCTTTTCCTCTTCACTAATCTTAAATAAGTTTGATGTGGTGACTGTTGCAATGGTGACTGCACAACATGAGTTTCATGCGCTATACGAGCAGATACGGTCGATGATACATGTGGTATGGAACAACCTGCAGAACCACCATTTCTAGTTCTCGCCATATCTGCTCTCGAAAATAATTTAAACTAGTTAAAATCACTATATAGTTCAAGCAATATATAAAATTGTCAAACCTTGATTTAAAGCTACTTTATTCTAGTAATCAGTATGTATTCTAAAGTTTCAGAAGTTAGAAATTAGAATTCGGTAGTCTAATTTGTTTTAGTGACACTATACTACACTATTACTTGattctagttttcaaaatcttAGAGGTTGACAATACTAACTACCAAATTCTACTAATTTCCAGTATATGCTACCTCATTCTAATTTTCGGAACTATAAAATACTACTGGTGGAAATTTTATTTCAAAACTACACTTTGCCTAAAAATAAAATCAGGTAAGGTGAAGCTTTGCTATGGCGAGAGCTAAaagttaaataataaaaaaacagcAAAGAAGAGGAAGGAATGGAGCTCACGTGATTGAAAGAAAAAACCTGAAATCAAATGGAATGTGTGGGATGGTGAAGAGAGGGAAGGTGAGAAAAAGAGAAGTGGCGAGGCGAAGAGGAAGCAGAAATCTATATATTCTTCACTGGGGATAATTATGTGGTCACAACTATTTAGCACAAGTGCAATAGGGACTCAGACCTAAGACCTCTATTTAAGCAACCCATTGATCAATGTGGTGtagtaaaacatatttaatgaCATGACAATTTGTATAGGGGGGTTTATAGGAAAGTAGTAACATTCTATAAATTGTAGTTATTACATTTTAGAGCAGTCGAAGATCCTGTCAACGGTTTTTGTTTTAAGTaatgattttaaataaattaaaataataaaaatggtcCATTTATTTAAGAATAGTAAAAATGCTTTCTGATTTTGTGTGGTCCATAAATGTAAATATTTTAATCTGTTAAAAAGTATAGTAGATAGTTGCTGTACATGTGTTGAGCAATATTTTTATAGAACATTCTCGATTTCTTCAAATTTACTTTCATACTAGAAACAACAcaaatctttcaaaaaaaaaaaaaacaacacaaaaGTCGTGTAGGGTTTTTACTACGAACTGCATCTCATTTGCAAAGAATAAGTGAGAGATCTCTATACTTTTCTGATCAGAAGATTAGATTatatagttttaaaattttttaaaaGCATTACTCCTCATTATTTTGACACTTTATTTTCTTGTATTTTAATTATTACATGCATTTTCgctttatattttaatataaaaattcatttattttatttaaaagaagaagataatttatatgaatgaatttttatattatggACATACTTTATAAGCTATTTTTATACTATGGACAtacataaaaattcatttataacTTTAAATAGCTTATAATATCTGTCTATAATATCTGAAAACATTAATGACAACATTTAAATGAAATTTTATATTATGGACATACATTATAAgctatttttatattataggcatacataaaaattcatttataacATTAAATAGCTTATAATGTATATCTATATAATATCTGAAAACATTAAAGACAACatttaaatgaatttttatattatggACATACATTATaagctttttttattttatggacatacataaaaattaatttataatttactaATGTTGTCTTTAATGTTTTCAAATATTATAGACATACATTATAAGCTATTTTTATATTATGGACAtacataaaaattcatttataagctattatatttaatgttataaataaatttttatgttGTCCATAATATAAAATAGCTTATAATGTATGtccataatataaaaatttatttaaatgttgtttttaatgttttcaGATATTATGGACATACATTATAGTTGTTACATATATTCCTTGGATTAAAAGCTATTTAATATTATCTTGTTATTGAAAAATATCATTATgtaactaaataattttaaaacttaCTATGTCtgtgttttattttcttattttaatttttctttccaaattcatataatttaatatttaacaaaaataaaaatttgaatcACATTAATAATACTTAATTACAATTAAGATGACCCAGGCCTTTTATAAActtttccactttttttttgttacataggaAAATTAGactatatttattattttttggttaTACAAGCCTTTTTcctttatattttaataaaaaaaagtccTTAGTAAgttattaatttttcattgatgTTAATTTGGGGTACTTCTCAAAGCATCCGGGTACTTCTCAAAGGCCACGGGTGTTCGATGGACATATGAGACTGAGGTACTTGCAATTCTCCACAATTGACTATTTTGCCAGCATTTTAATGTTCATAATGTACtcattaaaagtgatttttctttGGTTGTGGGTGGGGtcacgaggaaggatcaacgcGCGACTATGGAAATTGAAGAATAAGTATATTCTTATTGTTGTCTTGATGTCTTATGTTTGTTGCTTAAGGATGGGACATATTTTAAGAGAGTAATGCTGTGGTTTGGTTGTTTCCTTTGGTCGTATTTGTcgtcgtttttttttttacttttatgaaGATATTTTTAGAGGAGTAGTCGCTTGGGGTTTTTATTAGGTTTTTAAAATGCTCTTGTGTGTGTGGGACGTTCTTCGGAGGTTTTTGCTATATAAGTTGAATTTTTTCCGGTGTTATGCTAGCTAGGTTACTGTATCCATGTTGAGAgggattgttttttttttaaagagaaatatattgaatagaTCAAAAGTCTTGGGAACAAGCTCTCCCAAGTGAGCCTTCCAAACAAAAGGGTTCACGAAATAACAAGTACAACATCTATGAAAAGACACAAATTACatctaataataataaatgaaacACAGCAGGAAACAAAGAAgacaaaaatggaaaaaaacagCAGCTATGGATAAAAACGCAGGTAGAATGCAGAGATACTTGCTGCAGAGAAGCTTCAAAACCACCTCAGCCAACCAACAACTATGTTGAGAGggattgtttctcaacattttttttttaaacataagTCAATATATAAATATGAGAAAGAAAAACTTGG
This window harbors:
- the LOC130713109 gene encoding uncharacterized protein LOC130713109, whose protein sequence is MARTRNGGSAGCSIPHVSSTVSARIAHETHVVQSPLQQSPHQTYLRLVKRKRSERRHTRKGAYSTTSIKALPRDSLIEVVATVAAHSFIDLHNIKLCCKDFLDTAEDNYVWERVSLDTFPLIQWLPNDKATSFLNRCMECGNIDSLYREGLRKYFDYPNGKIDDGLGILKVAAEKGHNEAKYVCGMISLCSEDNEVKKQGLKYMHFLRKLKCVVNCRKKVKQLLKSVWKNNVVLVRNSHPLCNVNSTCKGWRVKKDRWVLLDDDDDDMSLCEYCRWDHELEFFYRLFNI